GGGCTTGCAATTCAATTAACTCATCTTCATCCCCTTATATCAACTCACCATGGTAAGAAGAACTTTACAGTTAATTGTTTTACTCCTGCTGCTTTGTCATGGCTACAGCTATGCCCAAGCCAGCAAGGTGTCGGGCAAGATAACCGGCTCCGACAATGAGCCGCTTATTGGCGTAAGCATTCAGGTCAGCGGCACCACGCAGGGCGCCACTTCCGATGTAGAAGGCAACTATGCCCTGGAAGCTCCCAGCAATGCTTCGCTCGTATTCTCGTACATCGGGTATGTAAGCCAGACCGTTTCCGTTAACGGACGCTCTTCCATCAACGTCATCATGGCTACCGACACCAAGCAGCTCGGTGAGGTAGTCGTAACGGCCTTGGGTATCAAAAAGGACGAGCGCAAGCTAGGGTACGCCGTAACGAAAGTGGAAGGCAGCGCCTTGAACGTAGCGCGCGAAACGAACGTCGCCAACTCCCTAACGGGCCGGGTAGCTGGCCTGAACGTAGGCGGCACCAGCGGTGGTCCGGGCTCCTCGGCTCGTCTGAACATCCGCGGGGTTACGTCTTTCTCGGGTACGTCTTCGCCCTTGATCGTTATCAACGGTGTGCCAATGGATAACACGGTGCGGGGCAGCGCTGGCGAATGGGGTGGGGCCGACCTAGGTGACGGTCTGAGCAACATCAACCCCGACGATATCGAAACCATGACGGTGCTGAAAGGCTCTACGGCTTCGGCATTGTACGGCGCCCGCGCCGCTAACGGCGTTATTCAAATCACGACGAAAAGCGGCATCAAAGGCAAAACCACCATTGAATACAACACCAACCTGCAGTTCGATCGGCCAGTAGACAACACTGATTTCCAGTACGTTTATGGGCAAGGCAGCCAGAATGGCCGGCCAACTGATGCTGCATCTGCTATCATCTCGGGCAACACGGCCTGGGGCGAAAAAATGGACGGTGCCCCCACCGTGGGCATCGACGGCCAGCTGCATCCTTACTCGCCGGTTAAGAACAACATCGAGAAATTCTACCGCACCGCTCCTTCTTGGACGAACACCCTCGCTATTTCGGGTGGCGGCGACAAAGGCACCTACCGTTTGTCGGTGTCTAACCTAGATGCTAAGTCTATCCTGCGCAACAGCGGCCTAGATCGGAGAACCGTTAACTTCAACACGGGCTACGAACTGACCAAGAAGCTGAGCTTCAACCTGACTGCTAGCTACATCGATCAGAAAGACCAGAATCGGCCTTATCTGAGCGACTCGCCGCTGAACGCCAACAACATCATCTTCCTGGCGCCGAACATTGATCAGGCAACCTTGAAGCCGGGCTACGACCCAAACAATAACGGGTTGGAAACGGCCTGGAACGCGGACAGCTACGCCACAAACCCTTGGTTTGTCGTTAATCAGTTCAAAAATGACATCTCGCGCAAGCGTCTGATCAGCTCGCTGTCGGCTAAGTACGCGTTTACGGATTGGCTTTCGTTGATGGGCCGCGTGGGTTACGACTACTCCAGCGACCGTCGCTTCAACGTGACGCCTTACGGCACGCTTTACTCCGCTAATGGTGAGGGTGGGCTAGAAAACCTGACCCTAGGTTCGCGCCTAGAGTTGAACACGGACGCCTTGCTGTCGTTCAGCAAAAACCTGAACCAAGACTTCTCGATCGACGCAAGCGTAGGGGCTAACTACCGTCGCAATAACTTCGAGAGCAGCCGTTTATATGGTGGCCAGTTCATTGTGCCTTACCTGTACTCGCCCTCTAACTTGCGTACTCGCAACTCGGAGTATCAGTACACCCGACTGGAAACACCTTCGGTTTACTACACCGCCGACTTTACCTACAAGTTCTTAACGCTGAGCACTACCGGTCGCTACGACCAGTTCTCGACGTTGCCGCGCAACAACCGCAGCATCTTCACGCCATCGGTGTCGGGTAGCTTCATTTTCTCCGACCTGCTTCAGTCGCCAGTACTGAGCTATGGTAAGTTGCGCGCTTCGTACGCCGAAACCAGCGGCGAACCAGCCCTGCCTTACCAGACGGCCTTCTATTACAACATTAACAACAACATCAACGGTACTGCTCGCAGCTCCTTCGACAGCCAGTTGCCTAACGCTAACCTGAAGCCGTACAGCTTGAAGGAATACGAAATTGGTACGGAACTGCGTTTCCTTAACGGCCGGATTGGCTTAGACCTGGCTTACTTCAACCGGAAGACCAACGGGGAAATTGTTAAAGCAAGCCTTTCGTCTTCCACGGGCTTCGAGAGCCGCTCGGTTAACCTAGGTTCGACCCAGAACAAAGGTGTCGAGGCCATGCTAACTGTGACGCCGGTGAAGACGGGTGCTTTCAACTGGACGTCGTCGTTTAACATCACCAAGCTACGCAACAGAGTACTGGACATCGACAAGACTGACAACCCGCCGCCCTTGCAGACCGGAACGTACCGTCCGATGAACGCCTTTATCGATGTGGTGAAAGGCCAAGCCATTGCCCAGATCATGGCGTACGACTACAAGCGTGATGCAAACGGCAATATTATTGTGGGCGCTAACGGTGTACCAGTGCGTGGCGACCTAAAGCCAATGGGTTCGGGCATTGCTAACTTGTATGGCGGCTGGAACAACGATTTCACCTTCAAGAACTTCAACCTGTCCTTCCTAATCGACTACAAGTTCAACAACAAGGTGCTGTCGGCTACTGAGTACTATTCTATCTCACGCGGCTTGAACAAATCTACGCTGGAAGGCCGCGAAACTGGCATCTTGGTGCCAGGGGTGAAAGAGAATGGCGAAGTCAACAACATCACGGTGCCGGCCTATACTTACTACCCACAGCTAGCTACCAACATCTCGTCGCTGTCGGTACTGGATGGCAGCTTTATCAAGTTCCGCCAGCTCACGTTCGGGTACACGCTCAACCAAGCAGTGCTAGCAAATACGCCTTTCCAGGCCGTGACGCTCTCGTTGGTAGGTCGTAACCTGTTCACGATCATGAAGCATACCGACAACATCGATCCGGAGAACACAATATCTCCTTTGGTTACCTACGCCGGTGTTGAGGGTGGTTCTTTGCCCTTCACCAGAACGTACGGCTTTACTCTCAACGTCAAATTCAAGTAATCGGAGCAATGAAAAAGCCGATCTTCTACATAGCTTTTGCCGCCGTACTTTTTAGTACTTCCTGTTCGGAGGACCATTTGGATGAGGTGAACACCAACCCCAATGCCGCGTCGGCCGATAACCTTAACCCTAACTACCTGCTGACAGATGGCCAGCTGACGTTTGCCAACACGGGCTACTCGCAGCTGCTGTACCCGGGACCAGCCATCCAAGCCATTGCTAGCACGTTCAACTACTACGGCAACGGCGATAAGTACGTCAACGCAGGTGGCTTCACGGGCTATCAGGCGCTAATCTTCAACGATGGCTACCGGGCACTCAGCCGCCTGCAGCAAGCCATCGACGTAGCCAATACCCAAAATGCTGCGCGCTTCACCAACGTAATCGCTATCAGTAATATCATGAAGGTCATGATATTCCAACGCATCACGGATACGTACGGCGATATTCCCTTCTCCCAAGCATTGCAGGCCCCGCAAGGCATTGTGACGCCTCAGTACGACAAGCAGCAGGACATCTATCCGGCATTGCTCACGCAGCTGGAAGCAGCTATCAACAGCCTAGATGCGAACGGGGCGAAGGCCTCGGGCGATTTGATGTACGCCGGTGATGTGGCCAAGTGGAAGAAGCTAGGCTACTCGCTGATGGTGCGCGTTGCCATGCGCCTCACCAAGGTAGACCCCGCTACTGCCAAAACGTGGACGGAGAAAGCGGCTGCCGCTGGCACTCTCGCTAGCGCCGCCGACAATGCCATCGTGCAAACCGACGCTGCTAACGGCGACACACAAAACGCCAGCAGTGGTGCCTTGCTCACGACTGATGATTTCCGGGAGCTAAAATGGAGCAAGACCCTGATTGACTATCTGCGTGCCAACAATGACCCACGCTTGGGCGTGATTGCGGAAATCCCGCAGGCGGGCAAAACAAACAACGCGAACCAATCATTGACAGGCAACACGGACCCTACGGTGCAACGGGGCTTGCCAAATGGCTACGATCTGACAGGTACGGGTGCTTTTGACATCCGGAAGCGTGCCGACTATCCTGGCCCAACGGGTACCGGCGATGACATTGCACCGCTCGGCAACTACTCTCGTCCGCGCGTTAACGTGTATTACAAGAGAAATGCACCCGATTTCGTGCTTACCTACGCTGAAACCGAGTTCTTGCTCGCCGAAGCCGCTACTCGGGGTTGGAATGTAGGAGCTAACGCGGCTACGCACTATGCGAACGGTCTGCGCGGTGCCTTACAGTCGCTCGCGCAGATGGATGCTGCCGCAACGATTAGCACGTCTGCTATCGAGACATACGTAACCACTCGTCCGCTAGTGGCTGCTACGGCTTTACAACAAATCAATGAGCAGTACTGGGTAGAAACGGCCACTACTTTCAGCTTTATCGAAGGGTGGTTCAACTGGCGGCGCTCGGGTTATCCGGTACTTGTACCCGTGAACTACCCCGGCAACGTGACGAACGGCACTATTCCGCGCCGCATCATTTATCCGTCAACTGAAGTTTCTAACAACCCCAGTGGCTATGCCTCGGGGGTAGCTAGCCTGAGTGGCGGCGACCAGCTGACCTCACGAGTATGGTGGGATAAGTAGTAGACCAAAGTTCTCATGAAATAGGGAGGCTTTACTCCGGGCAAGCCTGGGGTAAAGCCTCCCTTGTTTTAACAAGCGGCTGTGCCATCCGAAGCTAGGTACAGCAAGTGGTGGTCCTTACCTGGCGACTGCTCCTGGGGCCCCGATTAAAGCAGCCGCTCTGCTCAGCGAATAGCGTACATGAAAACAAACAACAATCTTTTCCGACTGCCTCAAACCATGGCTAAGAGGAAACGTCGGCAAGAGCACTCAATAACCAACACCGCCGCAAAAAGACTAGGCCGCTGGGCTAGCTTGCTCTGCTTTGTGGCGCTAGCTTCCCCGCTACAAGCCCAAACTGCTTTCCAGGGAATGGAGGCACTCTTCACACCGCCCAAGGGCTACGTGGTGCAGCACACGAGCCAGCCCCTCGCCATGGATGGCAACTTGCAGGAAAGCGACTGGCAAAAAGCGGCGTGGACCAGCAACTTCGTTGACATTGAAGGTGCGGCCAAGCCCCTGCCTACTTTTCAGACGCGGGTGAAGATGCTGTGGAACGACTCCACCTTGTTTATCGCTGCCACCATGCAGGAGCCCCAAATCTGGGCCACGCAAACGCACCACGATGACATCATCTACAAGGATAACGACTTCGAGGTATTCATCGACCCCGACGATAACACGCATCAGTACTTCGAAATCGAGGTTAACGCTTTAAATAAGATCTTCGATCTGTTCCTGCCCAAGCCGTACCGCAACAAGGGGGATGCTTTGATTGGCTGGGACGTGGCCGGATTGCAGTCGGGAGTAAGTATCGACGGCACGCTCAACCAGCCCCAAGACCAAGATAAA
This Hymenobacter sp. GOD-10R DNA region includes the following protein-coding sequences:
- a CDS encoding SusC/RagA family TonB-linked outer membrane protein; protein product: MVRRTLQLIVLLLLLCHGYSYAQASKVSGKITGSDNEPLIGVSIQVSGTTQGATSDVEGNYALEAPSNASLVFSYIGYVSQTVSVNGRSSINVIMATDTKQLGEVVVTALGIKKDERKLGYAVTKVEGSALNVARETNVANSLTGRVAGLNVGGTSGGPGSSARLNIRGVTSFSGTSSPLIVINGVPMDNTVRGSAGEWGGADLGDGLSNINPDDIETMTVLKGSTASALYGARAANGVIQITTKSGIKGKTTIEYNTNLQFDRPVDNTDFQYVYGQGSQNGRPTDAASAIISGNTAWGEKMDGAPTVGIDGQLHPYSPVKNNIEKFYRTAPSWTNTLAISGGGDKGTYRLSVSNLDAKSILRNSGLDRRTVNFNTGYELTKKLSFNLTASYIDQKDQNRPYLSDSPLNANNIIFLAPNIDQATLKPGYDPNNNGLETAWNADSYATNPWFVVNQFKNDISRKRLISSLSAKYAFTDWLSLMGRVGYDYSSDRRFNVTPYGTLYSANGEGGLENLTLGSRLELNTDALLSFSKNLNQDFSIDASVGANYRRNNFESSRLYGGQFIVPYLYSPSNLRTRNSEYQYTRLETPSVYYTADFTYKFLTLSTTGRYDQFSTLPRNNRSIFTPSVSGSFIFSDLLQSPVLSYGKLRASYAETSGEPALPYQTAFYYNINNNINGTARSSFDSQLPNANLKPYSLKEYEIGTELRFLNGRIGLDLAYFNRKTNGEIVKASLSSSTGFESRSVNLGSTQNKGVEAMLTVTPVKTGAFNWTSSFNITKLRNRVLDIDKTDNPPPLQTGTYRPMNAFIDVVKGQAIAQIMAYDYKRDANGNIIVGANGVPVRGDLKPMGSGIANLYGGWNNDFTFKNFNLSFLIDYKFNNKVLSATEYYSISRGLNKSTLEGRETGILVPGVKENGEVNNITVPAYTYYPQLATNISSLSVLDGSFIKFRQLTFGYTLNQAVLANTPFQAVTLSLVGRNLFTIMKHTDNIDPENTISPLVTYAGVEGGSLPFTRTYGFTLNVKFK
- a CDS encoding SusD/RagB family nutrient-binding outer membrane lipoprotein, producing the protein MKKPIFYIAFAAVLFSTSCSEDHLDEVNTNPNAASADNLNPNYLLTDGQLTFANTGYSQLLYPGPAIQAIASTFNYYGNGDKYVNAGGFTGYQALIFNDGYRALSRLQQAIDVANTQNAARFTNVIAISNIMKVMIFQRITDTYGDIPFSQALQAPQGIVTPQYDKQQDIYPALLTQLEAAINSLDANGAKASGDLMYAGDVAKWKKLGYSLMVRVAMRLTKVDPATAKTWTEKAAAAGTLASAADNAIVQTDAANGDTQNASSGALLTTDDFRELKWSKTLIDYLRANNDPRLGVIAEIPQAGKTNNANQSLTGNTDPTVQRGLPNGYDLTGTGAFDIRKRADYPGPTGTGDDIAPLGNYSRPRVNVYYKRNAPDFVLTYAETEFLLAEAATRGWNVGANAATHYANGLRGALQSLAQMDAAATISTSAIETYVTTRPLVAATALQQINEQYWVETATTFSFIEGWFNWRRSGYPVLVPVNYPGNVTNGTIPRRIIYPSTEVSNNPSGYASGVASLSGGDQLTSRVWWDK
- a CDS encoding carbohydrate-binding family 9-like protein; translation: MKTNNNLFRLPQTMAKRKRRQEHSITNTAAKRLGRWASLLCFVALASPLQAQTAFQGMEALFTPPKGYVVQHTSQPLAMDGNLQESDWQKAAWTSNFVDIEGAAKPLPTFQTRVKMLWNDSTLFIAATMQEPQIWATQTHHDDIIYKDNDFEVFIDPDDNTHQYFEIEVNALNKIFDLFLPKPYRNKGDALIGWDVAGLQSGVSIDGTLNQPQDQDKSWTVEMAIPLKALRMGFPFQAPTEGTLWRINFSRVEWDTKVVGDKNPKLKDAAGKDLPEHNWVWSPQGVINMHYPERWGYLQFTRQANTTFQLPPAELRKRYLWLVYYRQQQYREKAGRYAATLAELKITPQVEVDKQANQLQLAATPYQFTATLTAVGKATIRINDEGLLETLKP